One stretch of Nicotiana tabacum cultivar K326 chromosome 18, ASM71507v2, whole genome shotgun sequence DNA includes these proteins:
- the LOC107827180 gene encoding ARF guanine-nucleotide exchange factor GNL2-like (The RefSeq protein has 15 substitutions compared to this genomic sequence) gives MKNIKRKELGISCTLNTEVGAVLAMIRRAPEANLHFYHPPEENYDSQISHSLKSLRSLIFNPQQEWRTIDPMIYLSPFLDVVQSDDVPAAATGVALSSILKILKLEMFDHKSPGAREAINSAVIAVTGCRLEKTDPILEDAIMMKILQALTAIMGHPSSILLTDQYVCTIVNTCFQVVQQSANRSDLLQRCARYTMHELIHIIYQRLPEIEVNDWEDSESDTEDSNLDSGYGIRSAIDIFHFLCSLLNVVEVMDTNGITSQTADENVQLFALVLINSAIELSGDSIGKHPKLLRMIQDDLFHHLVHYGTSSNPLVLSMICSIVLNIYHFLRSSVRLQLEAFFSFVLLKVASLANSLQLQEVAIEGIINFCRQPTFIIEVYVNYDCNPIFNNIFEEIGKSLCMHAFPTGGCLKSLQVQAFEGLAVIIHNIVDNVDKEDDSTPFGPYPVEISEYRPFWEEKSKEEDLGDWIDFVRVRMTQKRKILIAGNHFSRDEKKGLEYLKISLLIPDPPDPKIYAMFFRFTPGLNKTAIGDFLGDPDDFHLQVLKEFTETFEFMGMVLDIALRTYLETFRLPGESQKIQRILEAFAERFFDQQSSEIFCSKDAVFILCYSVIMLNTDHHNPQVKKKMTEDEFIRNNRAINGGQDLPREYLSDLFHSISTNAITFGSSGTPTEMNPSRWIQLMNRSKNMKPFIFCNFDRRLGRDMFASIAGPTVATLATIFEQSDEEDILHECIEALFSIARITQYGLEDTLDELLCSFCKFTTLLNPYASSEETLYAFSNDMKPRMATLAIFTIANDFKRSIRGAWRTIVDCLLKLRRLKLLPQSVVEPESASNSSSNLPVHERSVSGVVFPTQDLKFGSKRHNSGIIGRFSHFLSMESVEESLNLGVSEFEQNLKIIQQCRIGNIFSNSSSLPVESLLNLGRCLIFAAAGIGQKFSTPIEEEETVGFCWDLIVSIASSNTHRLLVFWPHYNEYLLDVAQFPLFSPIPFAEKGIMALMKICLKLLSSFHLDKSPEELIFKSINLMWKLEKEILDTSCEFLVQSVTTILTEYPANLQTQLGWKTVMHLLSVTGRHPETYEQGVEALINLMSDGFHISRLNYPYCIDCAFGFVALKSSPLEKNVKIMDLMSNTVNLLVQWYKSGYTDPGSTTGVNSSASISSLEECSKALSSSNLTMTYFAKLGEAFRKTSLARREEIRNHAVMSLHKSFVLGEDLYFTPTNILSCFNLILFAMVDDLHEKMLEYSKRGNAEGETRSMEGTLKLSMEVLTDVYLQFMKPLSESPNFRAFWMGILRRMDTCMKADLGECGESKLPHTIPILLKKMVVKMKQKEILVPREDDDLWEMTHVQIQWIAPSLTKELFLDS, from the exons atgaaaaatatcaaaaggaaGGAGCTAGGAATATCTTGCACGTTGAATACAGAGGTGGGAGCTGTTCTAGCAATGATTCGACGTGCCCCTGAAGCAAATTTGCATTTCTACCATCCCCCTGAAGAAAACTATGATTCTCAAATATCACATTCCTTGAAATCACTAAGATCACTCATCTTTAATCCTCAACAAGAATGGCGAACCATCGACCCTATGATATACCTTTCACCTTTTCTTGACGTTGTACAAAGTGATGATGTTCCTGCTGCAGCCACAGGGGTGGCTCTTTCATCTATCCTTAAGATCCTAAAGCTTGAAATATTTGATCACAAGAGTCCAGGGGCAAGAGAAGCGATTAATTCAGCTGTGATTGCTGTCACAGGTTGTCGTTTGGAGAAAACTGATCCGATTTTAGAAGATGCTATTATGATGAAAATTTTGCAGGCTTTGACAGCAATTATGGGGCATCCTTCTTCTATTTTGCTCACGGATCAGTACGTTTGCACGATTGTGAACACGTGCTTTCAGGTCGTTCAACAGTCAGCTAACCGGAGTGATTTACTTCAGCGTTGTGCCAGATACACAATGCATGAGCTGATACATATTATATATCAACGTTTGCCTGAAATTGAGGTGAATGATTGGGAAGATTCGGAGTCAGATACTGAGGATAGCAACTTGGATTCGGGGTATGGAATTCGTTCTGCTATAGATGTTTTTCATTTCTTATGTTCCTTGCTCAATGTAGTGGAAGTCATGGATACTAATGGAATTACATCTCAAACTGCTGATGAAAATGTTCAGCTTTTTGCcttggttttgatcaattctgctatAGAATTAAGTGGTGACAGCATCGGTAAGCATCCAAAGCTCTTGAGGATGATTCAAGATGACCTTTTCCACCATTTGGTTCATTATGGAACGTCGTCAAATCCCCTTGTATTGTCCATGATTTGCAGCattgttttaaatatttatcaCTTTCTTCGCAG CTCGGTTCGTCTTCAATTGGAAGCTTTTTTCTCATTTGTGTTGCTTAAAGTGGCGAGCTTAGCAAATTCACTTCAACTTCAAGAAGTAGCAATTGAAGGTATTATAAATTTCTGCAGACAGCCAACTTTTATAATTGAAGTCTATGTGAATTATGATTGTAACCCAATATTCAACAATATTTTTGAGGAGATTGGCAAGTCTCTTTGCATGCATGCATTTCCTACTGGTGGATGTTTGAAAAGTTTACAAGTTCAGGCCTTTGAAGGCCTAGCAGTGATTATCCATAACATAGCTGACAACGTCgacaaagaagatgattcaacACCTTTTGGACCATATCCTGTTGAGATCTCCGAGTATAGACCATTCTGGGAAgaaaaatctaaagaagaagactTAGGGGATTGGATCGACTTTGTTAGAGTGAGAATGACACAAAAAAGAAAGATACTAATAGCCGGGAATCATTTCAGTAGAGATGAAAAAAAGGGtttggagtatttgaaaattTCCCTGTTAATCCCAGATCCTCCTGATCCAAAAATCTATGCCATGTTCTTTCGGTTTACACCAGGACTAAACAAGACCGCGATTGGTGATTTTCTTGGTGATCCTGATGATTTCCACCTCCAAGTCCTTAAAGAATTTACAGAAACCTTTGAGTTTATGGGAATGGTTCTGGACATTGCTTTGAGAACTTATTTAGAGACTTTTAGATTGCCAGGGGAGTCGCAAAAAATCCAAAGAATCCTCGAAGCATTTGCTGAAAGGTTTTTTGATCAACAATCCTCAGAAATATTTTGTAGCAAAGATGCTGTCTTCATACTTTGTTATTCAGTTATCATGCTTAACACTGATCACCATAACCCACAAGTCAAGAAGAAAATGACAGAAGATGAATTTATTAGAAACAATAGAGCCATAAATGGAGGACAAGATCTTCCCAGAGAATATCTGTCTGATCTTTTCCATTCCATTTCAACCAATGCAATCACATTCGGTTCATCTGGTACTCCTACGGAAATGAATCCCAGCAGATGGATTCAGCTAATGAATCGATCGAAGAACATGAAACCTTTCATATTCTGCAATTTTGATCGACGACTAGGACGAGACATGTTTGCCTCTATTGCTGGTCCAACAGTTGCTACACTTGCAACCATCTTCGAACAGTCTGACGATGAAGAGATCCTTCATGAATGTATTGAGGCTTTGTTTTCAATTGCTAGAATAACACAATATGGGCTAGAGGATACTCTTGACGAGCTTCTTTGCTCATTCTGCAAATTTACTACATTACTAAATCCTTATGCATCTTCAGAAGAAACCTTGTATGCATTCAGCAACGATATGAAGCCAAGAATGGCAACTCTTGCAATTTTCACCATTGCAAATGACTTCAAAAGATCCATCAGGGGAGCTTGGAGAACCATTGTAGACTGTTTGCTGAAACTAAGAAGGTTAAAGCTACTTCCACAATCTGTTGTTGAACCTGAAAGCGCTTCGAACTCGTCATCAAACCTTTTAGTACATGAAAGATCTGTATCAGGGGTGGTTTTTCCTACTCAAGATCTTAAGTTTGGCAGCAAACGCCATAACTCCGGAATAATTGGtcgattttctcattttttatccATGGAAAGTGTAGAAGAATCCTTGAACCTGGGGGTAAGTGAGTTTGAACAGAACCTAAAAATTATTCAACAGTGCCGCATAGGGAACATCTTCAGCAATAGCTCGGGTTTACCTGTCGAGTCATTGTTGAATCTAGGCCGTTGTCTGATATTTGCTGCAGCTGGTATAGGCCAAAAATTCAGCACCCCAATTGAAGAGGAAGAAACTGTTGGATTCTGTTGGGATTTAATAGTTAGCATTGCTTCATCCAATACTCACAGGCTCTTAGTGTTTTGGCCTCATTACAACGAATATCTGCTCGATGTTGCTCAATTTCCACTATTTTCTCCAATCCCTTTTGCAGAAAAGGGTATCATGGCCCTCATGAAAATTTGTCTAAAGCTCTTATCTTCCTTCCACTTAGACAAAAGTCCAGAAGAACTCATATTCAAATCCATCAATTTAATGTGGAAGCTagaaaaggaaattcttgatacTAGCTGTGAGTTCTTAGTACAGTCTGTCACCACAATCCTGACAGAGTATCCCGCAAATCTGCAAACTCAACTAGGATGGAAAACAGTCATGCATTTACTATCAGTCACAGGGCGACATCCAGAAACCTATGAGCAGGGAGTTGAGGCCCTCATTAATTTAATGTCAGATGGTTTTCATATTTCAAGATTGAACTACCCTTACTGTATAGATTGTGCATTTGGATTTGTCGCATTAAAAAACAGCCCCTTAGAAAAGAACGTCAAGATCATGGACTTGATGTCTAATACTGTGAATTTATTAGTACAATGGTACAAAAGTGGATACACAGATCCAGGAAGTTCGACGAGTGTAAATAGTAGCGCAAGCAGTTCTTCTCTAGAAGAATGTTCAAAAGCTCTTAGCTCTTCTAACTTAACAATGACATATTTTGCTAAACTAGGGGAAGCATTCAGAAAGACGAGCTTAGCAAGAAGAGAAGAGATAAGAAACCACGCGGTCATGTCTTTACAAAAAAGTTTTGCTCTTGGTGAGGATTTATACTTCACACCGACCAACATCCTTAGTTGTTTCAACCTCATACTATTTGCAATGGTGGATGATTTGCATGAGAAGATGTTGGAATACTCAAAAAGAGGAAATGCAGAAAGGGAGACAAGAAGTATGGAAGGGACTTTGAAGCTATCAATGGAGGTTCTAACAGATGTTTATTTGCAGTTCTTGAAACCATTATCAGAAAGTCCTAATTTTAGGGCATTTTGGATGGGCATCCTGAGAAGAATGGATACATGCATGAAGGCTGATTTAGGAGAATGTGGTGAGTCAAAACTGCCACATACTATCCCAATATTGTTGAAGAAGATGGTTGTCAAAATGAAGCAAAAGGAAATTTTGGTTCCCAGAGAAGATGATGACTTGTGGGAAATGACTCATGTTCAGATACAATGGATTGCTCCATCACTTACCAAAGAACTGTTTCTAGATTCTTGA